CCCGGAGGAGTCGATGAGCGACGTGTCACGCGACGCCGAGGAGATCGCGGCGTACTACGCCCGAGGGCTGGAGCGCGATCGGCTTGCCGGCGGGCCCGGCGCGCTCGAGTGCGCGCGCACCCAGGCGCTGCTCGAGCGGTACCTCCCGCCGTCGCCCTCCGTGGTCGCGGACGTCGGCGGCGGCCCCGGGCGGTACGCCGTCTGGCTGGCCGAACGTGGGTACCACGTCCATCTCGTGGACCCCGTGCCGCTGCACGTCGACCAGGCGCGCATCGCCGCCCGCGATCGGCCGGGAGCGGCACTCGCCAGTGCCGAGGTGGGAGACGCGCGCGCGCTCCCGCTGCCGGACGGGATCGCCGACGCCGTGCTCCTCCTGGGGCCGCTCTACCATCTTGCCGAGCGCGCCGAGCGGCTGCAGGCGCTCGCCGAAGCTCGGCGTGCGTGTCGGCAGGGCGGCGTCGTCGTCGCCGCGGCGATCTCGCGCTTCGCCTCGACGCTGGACGGACTCCGGGGCGGCTTCCTCGAGGATCCGACGTTCGCGGCCGTGGCCGCCGGGGACCGGCGGGACGGGCGGCACCGCAATCCGACGCGCGACCCGGCGTACTTCACGACGGCCTATTTCCATCTCCCGGAAGAGCTGGCGGCCGAGTGCGCCGCGGCCGGCCTGGTGCACGAAGCGACCCTGGCCGTGGAGGGGCCTGGCTGGTTGCTGCCGGACCTGGACGCGCGGCTCGCCGACGGCCGGCGCCGGGCCGTGCTGCTCGCCGCGCTCGCCGCGCTCGAGGCCGAGCCGACGCTCGCCGGCGTGAGCGCGCACCTGATCGCCGTGGCACGGCGGGCGTGAGGGGGCCCGCGCGAGGGCGCCCGACCCGCGTTCCGCCTGACGTGTCGATGCACCTGACAAAGCGGCCCGTCCGTCGTACGATGCGTGTCGTACCGAGGGGCACGCATGCGCGATCTGATCACCGCGGCTGAGCGGGAGTGTCGAGCGCAACCACAGGTCAGGAACGCGGGACAGGCTGGCGCAATCAACCCCGGATGAGGCGATGACAATGTCGGTCAATCCGTTCAATCACATCGATCTTCGCGTATCGAACATGGCCGAGGCGACGCGGTTCTATGCAGCCCTCCTCCCCCTCCTGGGATTCAGGCGCGAGCGCCATGGAGGCCAGTGGAAGGTGTTTTCTGCCGAGGGCGAATTTCCCTCGGTGCCATATTTCGGGTTCACCGAGGAGCCCGACCATCGACCCAATGCAGCCCGGATCGCGTTCTGGGTCGGCAGCGCTCAAGAGGTGGACAGGCTGGCGGAGGTCGTCAGGACGGCAGGCGGGCGGAACGTGAGCGGACCGAAGGCGTGTCCGGAATACAGCTCGACCTACTACGCGGTCTTTTTTGAGGATCCGAGCGGCAACAGGCTCGAGATATGCTTCCGCAAGAACTGAGGTGGCTGCGCGCGGGCGTCCGCGCTCGACTGCCGCGGGTCAAGCGGGGCGCCAGCCGGACAAGGACGACGTATTGATGGTCTCCGGGTCAGAAGGACTCAAACGCCTGCGAGAGGGGAACCGTCGCTTTGTGTCGGGCGTTCGGAGCAGCGACACACTCGCGAGCCCGGTGCGCCGCGGCGAGCTGGCGGCAGGCCAGGAGCCGTTCGCCATCATTCTTGGATGCTCCGACTCGCGGGTGCCGGCCGAAATCGTGTTCGATCAAGGCCTTGGTGACCTGTTCGTCATCCGTGTCGCCGGAAACATCGTGGCCCCTTCCCAGGTCGGCAGCGTCGAGTTCGCCGCGGAACGGTTCGGTACACGACTCGTCGTGGTGCTGGGCCACTCCCAGTGTGGAGCTGTTCAGGCCACCCTGGAGGAGCTCGGGCGCCCGTCGGAGAGCCAGTCACGGAACCTCCGTTCGATCGTTGACCGTATCCGGCCGTCGGTGGAGGCGTTGCTGGCGACAGAGGTTGGGCCGCACCCGGGCGCTCTGTTACGGCAGGCCGTTCGGGCCAACATCCGCGTCTCGGCAAACCACCTCCGGCACGGATCGGATGTCCTGGAGCGGTTGATCCAGGCCGAGGGGCTCCTCGTCGTCGGAGCCGAGTATTCGCTGGAGACGGGAGTCGTGGAGATTTTCGACGGCGTACCGGGCGCCGGGAAACGCCGGCTGAAGAGGACGGCGCCCGGGAGGTCGGTGGCGGAGGCGCAGCGGCGCACATGAGCATCGAGCATGCGATCCGGCGCGTCGTCGAAGAGCTGGTCGAAGCCTGGAATCGTGGTGACGGCCCTTCCTTCAGCCGACTGTTCGCCGAGAACGCTGACTATGTCACCGCGTCGGGGGTTCGTCTGGCGGGACGCGGTCGGATTCGCGATGCCCTGTTCACGCGTCCACCCGCCTCCGCCGAGTCTGGCCGGGTGTCGCTCGTGACGGAATCCGTCAAGATGCTCGGTCCGGACGCTGCGGTCATTCTCTGCGCGTGGCACATGGACCCGGGACATGCGCCAGAGATCCGCGAGTCAAGCGTTCGCACCGGTTTCGTGACCCTCGTTATGCAGGGAGAAGCTGACGGGTGGCGTATCATCGCGCTGCAGAATACGGACACAACATCGTGATCGGATTCGGGGGGGAACCAATGCGGAACATGACGGTGGTGACCGGAGCTGTGCTTCGTTCGCTGGCGACGGGCTTATGAGCTGCAGGAGCCGTAGCAGCGACCGAGGCGCGACCGCCTCGCTGCGTTGACGCGCCGCGGCGGAGCGGGAACACCGGCGGGGCGTGCATGCTGGATCGTCTCTTGACCGACCGACGGAAGCTGGTCGCCTGCGTCCTGACAGGCCTGGTCGGCGTCACGCTCCTTCTGTGGCTGATCCGAGGCCCGCGGCCGATTTGGACGAACATCCCGTTCCTGGCAGTCTCGTCGCTGCTGGTCCTGCTCGCCTACTTCGGGGTTTATGGCATTCTGTATTTCAATATACGAATCAATCGCATCTCGGGCCGCGCCTTTCGAAAGGCATGTGGGCTCTTCTTTCTCGGAGCGGTGTCTTTCCTGGCGGGGTCGACCACCTTCACCCTGTTCCAGTTCTTCACGCACCGCCCCGTGCCCGCGGCAAACCTCGTGGCGCTCGGCGCGGCTCTGGGTGCCATGAAGGCGTGGAGCCTGCAAGCCATGGCGCCGGCTGCAGCGGCCGGCGGGAGCCCGAAGGACGCTCGTCCCGGAAGGTGGAGATGAAGACCTACTTGAGAGTAGTGAATCCCATCGTGGCGCTCCTCGTCCTTGTGCTCTGCCTGGTCGCCGCGGCGTTCGACGACGGCCTGTTCAAGCCTGCCGGGTTGCTCCGTGGCAGCATTTCGACCTACTTCCTGGCCAATGGCCTGTTCTGCAGTTCGGCGCTGTTCATCCTGGGACGGGTTCTGCTGCACCTCATCGGCGAGCCGAAGGGCCCGCACGCCGACGGGACGGCGAGATGACCGGGCGGCTAGCGCACAGGGTGGAGGCAGGGCACTCACGGTCGCGTCCGGCGGCCCGACTCAGGGTCGGATTGGGAATGCTGCTCACCGTGACGAGCGCGAGCCTCGGACAGGCGGCCGGGCGGACCCCGATGGTCACGACACCCCATTTCGCCTTCTACAACGACTTCGACACCAACCTGAACGACGCGCTGATCGCCGGAGGCGTCGCGCGGAAAGGCGGCAAGCCGGAGCTGTTCCATTCCGGGGCCGAGGTATCATGCTTTGGCGGGCTGCCTCAGTCGGCCCGTGCCGCGTGGGATGGGGCCGTCGACTACTACGCGGAGGTCCTTCGCCAATGAACACGAAGACGTATCTCGCCGGCTCAGGCTTCATTTTCTTTCTCGTTGGGGTGCTTCATCTCCTCCGCCTGATCTATCGCTGGCCGGCCCAGATCGGCACCTGGACCGTGCCGAACTGGGTCTCCTGCTTGGGTCTTGTCGTGGCCTGGGGGCTGTGCGCATGGGCCTTCAGGCTCCATCGCAGGTGAGGGCGGGGGTGCCTGCCTGGCCAGGCCGAATCCTATGCGGACCGACGACTCATACGATGCGCGCGTGGCGCAGATCCTGGCCGAGCTGGGGATTCCGGCATCGTACGGGGCGGACAGGCACCTGCCTTCGTATCCCGAGGCCGAGGACCTCGTCTCGGTCGGTTTGGACATTCATGGACGAGACCGGCAGCTGACGCCGCACGCGGCCCGTCGATGGACCGAGCTCCGGGCCGCAGCGCATCAGGACGGCATCGCGTTGCTGCTGGTCTCCGCCTTTCGGAGCCTGGAGTATCAGCGGCAGATCTTCGAGAGGAAGCTCAAGGCCGGTGAGGCGCTCGAGCGTATTTTGCGGGTGAACACGCCACCGGGCTTCAGCGAGCACCACACGGGCAGAGCCGTCGACCTGACGGCGCCGGGTTGCACGCCGCTTGCGGAGGAGTTTGAGACGACCGCTGCATTCGACTGGCTCGTGCGGCACGCGCATCGATTCGCCTTCGCAATGACGTATCCGCGCGAGAATCGGTTTGGCATGGCCTACGAGCCGTGGCACTGGGCCGTCCAGGATCGGACGGCTGGCAGCGTGCCGCAACCGGGCCGGAGGGTCAGGCGGCGAATCAGGTGAACCGAGAGGGAGCAGAGCGTATGGCTGGACTGGAAAGACGGCACGCAGGGGCAGGATGAAACGGCCGATCGGAGTCACGGCAATCGCCGTCCTTGTGCTCGGCTCATCGATTGCGACAGTGGCCCCTGTGCTGACGCACCGCCATGTCGCGAACGGTCGTGAGGTTCTCATCGCCGCCGGGTTTCTCACCGCGCTGGCGCTCCTCGCGGCGGAGGCGCTCTGGAATCTTCGTCGTCATGCGTTCATGATGTTCGTGCTGTGGGCCCTTTGTGCGATGCTGACGACGGTTCTGTCCCAACTGGTCCCGTGGACGCCCGGTCGCGGAATCCGGCTCATGGGCCCGATCGTCTACACGGGGTTTGCCTGCTTGATCGCGACGCTCTACCTCCGTCGGGCGCTGTAGCGGGCGCGGGATGGAATCATCGGGGGCATGCGCCCCATGCGGGTGACGGGAGACACGGGCCGCTTCGTCGGGCCTTTCGCGAGGAGGTTGAATGCGCACCGAGTCACCTGATCAACCGGACATGTCCCAGGCAGCGCGCGACAGGCGCGCCGCACCACGGTTCGGGGAGATCGCGTCGGACGCCATCGGATACTGGGAGCGGCGCCGGGTCCTCTACAATCTGGCGCTGGCCGGCGTCGTCGGGGCACATGGTCTGGTCGCATGGCCGGCATCCCGATCGGCCCTGACCTGGGACACGTTTTTTCTCCTCATCTTTCTGGCCGTGCTGGCGAACGTGTGCTACTGCGCGGCGTATGCCGTCGACCTCTTCGTTCAGTACTCGGGGCTTCGAAGTGCCTGGGGGCGGTGGCGGTGGGTGGTGCTCACGATCGGCATCGTCTTCGGCGCCGTCATAGCCCACTTTTTCTCCATGGGCATATTCTCCGAACCAGGAGCCGGCCCGAGCGCGCCGATGTCGATGCGATGACGAGCCGCCGGGAGCGTGACGGGGGGCGGGTCGGGATGAAGGTCGCCTTCGGAACGAAGGCTCACTCGGGCTGGGCGGCCCTCGTCGTCGTCGGCAAGCGCGACGGCGACGTCGTGCTCGTCGATCGGCGCCGCATCGAGCTCGCCGAGGACGACTGGGCGAAGCAGCCGTATCACGCTGCCGAGGACTTGAGGCCTGATGCGGCGCGGGAGCTGGTGGAGCGCGGCGTCGAAGCGGCACATCGGATTGCCGTTCGAGAGATGCGGGCGGCGGTGGAGCGGGAGCGGGAGCGGGACAACGAGGTGACGGGCTGCGCGGTGCTTGTCGGCGCACCCATGCCCGATTGGAGCACCAAAGAGATCCTCGCGGTGCACTTCCGCATGCACAAGGCCGAGGGGTTCCTGTTCCGGGACGCGCTGGTCCGCGCCACCCAGGCGTGCGGACTGAGACTGGTCGCGATTCCGGAGAAGCTGCTGTCGCAGCACGCCGCGAGGGTGCTCGGGACTCCAGCGAGCGGCCTCGTGAAAAAGACCGCGAAGCTCGGCAAATCGGCCGGTCCCCCCTGGGGGAAGGACCAGAAGGACGCTGCCCTTGCGGCCCTGATCGCGTTGCGTGCGGGGTCCAGGGGCGTGCATGGACCCACGTGAAGCATTTGAACGGCCACGCGCCGCCGGACGGCAGGTGGAGCGCCGCGCCGGGGGGTTGAGGGTCGGCTCGAACGCGAGCCGGCGGCGTAAATGGGAGGCAGGGGATGCCCGGCCAGGCACAGGCAGGGACTGGATCGACGACCGGAGAGGCGCCGCTCGGCATGGTCTCGCTCGCGGCATTCGGCCTGGTTCTGTTCTGGGTTGGCGCGCGGCCACCTTCGGCTCTTCTGATGGAACGCGGCGGATGCATCCGAGCATGACGCTTCTCCTGTTGCTCTTCTCGTACGCGATCGTGCTTTCGGTCGCGCTGGCACGGGCAGGACACCATGCGCAGGCGGCGCCCGCGCCTGGAGCCCCCCGCCATCCAACATCGCGGGTCCTGATCGTGGGCGCGACCGGCGGAACGGGTCGTCAGATCGTCCAGCAGGCCCTGGAGCGCGGTCATTCCGTCACGGCTCTCGTCCGCGATCCGTCGAGGCTCCGGATCGAGCATCCCCAATTGAAGGTCGTCCGGGGGAACGTGCTCGACGAGGAGTCGGTCGAGGCCGCCGTGCGCGGCCAGGACGCGGTGCTGTCCGCCCTGGGCCACAAGCGGTATTTCTATCCGACCCGCATTCTCTCGGAGGGGACACGGAACATCCTGCGCGCCATGGAGACGCACGGTGCGAGGCGCCTGGTCTGCGAGACCTCTCTCGGCATCGGAGACAGCGCCGGGCGCCTGGGTGCGTTCTACACGCTCTTCGTCATTCCGCTCATCCTGCCCTTCTACTTCTGGGACAAGACGCGGCAGGAACGAGAGATCGCGCAGAGTCGAGTGGAGTGGGTGATCGTGCGCCCCGGAGCGCTGACCAACGGCGCCAGGCGGGGCCGGTCCCGTCATGGTCGTGATGTCGGAAGCTTTCTGCTGACGGTGCGCATTTCCCGCGCGGACGTCGCCGAGTTCATGCTGGACCAGCTGGCATCCGATGTCTATCTTCGTGCCGCACCGGGCGTGTGCTCATAGGGGGTGACCACATGGATCTTTCGGACGCAACAATCGGGCAGCTTCTCATCCCGGTCGACGATCTGGATCGTGGAATCGCGTTCTATCG
This portion of the Candidatus Polarisedimenticolia bacterium genome encodes:
- a CDS encoding class I SAM-dependent methyltransferase, producing MSDVSRDAEEIAAYYARGLERDRLAGGPGALECARTQALLERYLPPSPSVVADVGGGPGRYAVWLAERGYHVHLVDPVPLHVDQARIAARDRPGAALASAEVGDARALPLPDGIADAVLLLGPLYHLAERAERLQALAEARRACRQGGVVVAAAISRFASTLDGLRGGFLEDPTFAAVAAGDRRDGRHRNPTRDPAYFTTAYFHLPEELAAECAAAGLVHEATLAVEGPGWLLPDLDARLADGRRRAVLLAALAALEAEPTLAGVSAHLIAVARRA
- a CDS encoding VOC family protein translates to MTMSVNPFNHIDLRVSNMAEATRFYAALLPLLGFRRERHGGQWKVFSAEGEFPSVPYFGFTEEPDHRPNAARIAFWVGSAQEVDRLAEVVRTAGGRNVSGPKACPEYSSTYYAVFFEDPSGNRLEICFRKN
- a CDS encoding carbonic anhydrase, yielding MVSGSEGLKRLREGNRRFVSGVRSSDTLASPVRRGELAAGQEPFAIILGCSDSRVPAEIVFDQGLGDLFVIRVAGNIVAPSQVGSVEFAAERFGTRLVVVLGHSQCGAVQATLEELGRPSESQSRNLRSIVDRIRPSVEALLATEVGPHPGALLRQAVRANIRVSANHLRHGSDVLERLIQAEGLLVVGAEYSLETGVVEIFDGVPGAGKRRLKRTAPGRSVAEAQRRT
- a CDS encoding SgcJ/EcaC family oxidoreductase, yielding MSIEHAIRRVVEELVEAWNRGDGPSFSRLFAENADYVTASGVRLAGRGRIRDALFTRPPASAESGRVSLVTESVKMLGPDAAVILCAWHMDPGHAPEIRESSVRTGFVTLVMQGEADGWRIIALQNTDTTS
- a CDS encoding M15 family metallopeptidase, with protein sequence MAQILAELGIPASYGADRHLPSYPEAEDLVSVGLDIHGRDRQLTPHAARRWTELRAAAHQDGIALLLVSAFRSLEYQRQIFERKLKAGEALERILRVNTPPGFSEHHTGRAVDLTAPGCTPLAEEFETTAAFDWLVRHAHRFAFAMTYPRENRFGMAYEPWHWAVQDRTAGSVPQPGRRVRRRIR
- a CDS encoding SDR family oxidoreductase, with product MTLLLLLFSYAIVLSVALARAGHHAQAAPAPGAPRHPTSRVLIVGATGGTGRQIVQQALERGHSVTALVRDPSRLRIEHPQLKVVRGNVLDEESVEAAVRGQDAVLSALGHKRYFYPTRILSEGTRNILRAMETHGARRLVCETSLGIGDSAGRLGAFYTLFVIPLILPFYFWDKTRQEREIAQSRVEWVIVRPGALTNGARRGRSRHGRDVGSFLLTVRISRADVAEFMLDQLASDVYLRAAPGVCS